In the genome of Desulfuromonas sp. DDH964, one region contains:
- a CDS encoding YebC/PmpR family DNA-binding transcriptional regulator produces the protein MAGHSKWANIKHRKGAQDAKRGKVFTKLIKEITVAAKIGGGEPGTNPRLRTAIDKAKSENMPKDTIERAIKKGTGGLDGVEYEEGTFEGYGPGGVAVIVEFMTDNRTRTVADVRHIFTKHNGSLGVNGSVSFLFERKGLIAFNTDCDFDRIFEAALEVGAEDVKDEGDSYEVITDPANFIEVREAMKEMGLNWESAEVTMLPQTMVQLEGKAAEQMLKMMDKLEDNDDVQNVYANFDISDDEIEKAMG, from the coding sequence ATGGCTGGACACAGTAAGTGGGCAAACATCAAGCATCGCAAAGGCGCTCAGGATGCCAAGCGTGGCAAGGTTTTCACCAAGCTGATCAAGGAGATCACCGTTGCCGCCAAGATCGGTGGCGGCGAACCGGGGACCAACCCGCGCCTGCGTACTGCCATCGACAAGGCGAAGAGCGAAAACATGCCCAAGGATACGATTGAACGGGCGATCAAGAAGGGGACCGGGGGCCTCGATGGCGTCGAATACGAAGAGGGCACCTTCGAGGGGTACGGACCGGGCGGGGTGGCGGTTATCGTCGAATTCATGACCGACAACCGGACTCGCACCGTGGCCGATGTCCGCCACATCTTCACCAAGCATAACGGCAGCCTTGGCGTTAACGGCAGCGTCAGCTTCCTCTTCGAGCGCAAAGGCCTGATCGCCTTTAATACCGATTGTGACTTCGACCGGATTTTCGAGGCCGCGCTGGAAGTGGGCGCCGAGGATGTCAAGGACGAAGGGGATAGCTACGAGGTGATCACCGACCCGGCCAATTTCATCGAAGTCCGTGAGGCCATGAAGGAAATGGGCCTGAACTGGGAGAGCGCCGAGGTGACGATGCTGCCACAGACAATGGTCCAGCTCGAGGGAAAAGCTGCCGAGCAGATGCTCAAAATGATGGACAAGCTCGAAGATAACGACGACGTGCAGAACGTCTATGCCAACTTCGACATCTCCGATGATGAGATCGAGAAGGCGATGGGCTGA
- the ruvC gene encoding crossover junction endodeoxyribonuclease RuvC, whose translation MKILGIDPGSRITGYGVIAKEGNRLLHVDNGAIATTSDTPLALRLFEIHRGLEQVIATYHPDAMAVEQVFLAKNALSALKLGHARGVALVCGVNAGLPVFEYSALQVKNAVVGYGRAAKGQVQQMVRALLNLPEIAQEDASDALAVAICHAHSHGLNERLDQLRRGR comes from the coding sequence ATGAAAATTCTCGGCATCGACCCCGGGAGCCGGATAACCGGGTATGGGGTCATTGCAAAAGAGGGGAATCGCCTGCTGCATGTGGACAACGGGGCGATTGCCACCACCAGTGATACGCCCCTGGCCTTGCGTCTGTTCGAAATTCACCGCGGGCTGGAGCAGGTCATCGCGACCTATCACCCCGATGCCATGGCGGTCGAGCAGGTCTTTCTCGCCAAGAATGCACTCTCCGCCCTGAAACTGGGGCATGCCCGCGGCGTCGCCCTGGTCTGCGGGGTCAATGCCGGGCTGCCGGTTTTCGAATACAGCGCCCTGCAGGTGAAGAATGCCGTCGTCGGGTACGGCCGGGCGGCCAAGGGACAGGTCCAGCAGATGGTCCGGGCCTTGTTGAACCTCCCGGAGATTGCCCAGGAGGATGCCTCCGATGCCCTTGCGGTTGCCATCTGCCATGCCCACAGCCACGGACTTAATGAACGTCTCGACCAACTGCGCCGCGGACGCTGA
- the ruvA gene encoding Holliday junction branch migration protein RuvA: MIASLHGIIAYRSIDHVIVDVGGVGYRLLIPLSTFYALPEEGSVRFQVYTHVRDDAILLFGFLTSAERDLFVLLISVSGIGPKLALNILSHIPAPALLDALAEGDAKRLATLPGIGKKTAERLVLELQDKAHRLNPAHPRVPPQTGPTKTTSLEDAQSALVNLGYKEAQARKVLENMEISPDASLEEVLKGALKILLR, encoded by the coding sequence ATGATCGCATCACTGCACGGAATCATCGCCTACCGCAGCATTGATCATGTCATTGTCGATGTCGGCGGCGTCGGCTACCGGCTCCTGATTCCGCTTTCGACCTTCTACGCCCTGCCCGAGGAAGGGAGTGTCCGCTTCCAGGTCTATACCCACGTCCGGGACGACGCCATTCTCCTCTTCGGCTTTTTGACCAGCGCCGAACGGGACCTTTTCGTGCTCTTGATCTCGGTTTCGGGCATCGGCCCCAAACTGGCCCTGAATATACTCTCGCATATTCCTGCGCCGGCACTCCTCGATGCCCTCGCCGAGGGGGATGCCAAGCGCCTCGCCACCCTTCCCGGCATAGGCAAAAAGACGGCGGAGCGGCTGGTGCTGGAATTGCAGGACAAGGCCCACAGACTCAACCCCGCTCATCCGCGCGTGCCGCCGCAAACCGGGCCGACCAAGACGACCTCGCTGGAAGACGCCCAGTCGGCTCTGGTCAACCTGGGATACAAGGAGGCCCAGGCCCGCAAAGTCCTTGAGAATATGGAAATCTCACCGGACGCCAGCCTGGAAGAGGTCCTCAAGGGAGCCCTCAAGATCCTGCTCCGCTAA
- the ruvB gene encoding Holliday junction branch migration DNA helicase RuvB has product MSERLITPDIAGDDACVEVSLRPRTLTDYVGQCKAKENLQIFIDAARGRREALDHVLFYGPPGLGKTTLANIIAAEMGVNIKSTSGPVIEKTGDLAAILTNLEAGDVLFIDEIHRLSPVVEEILYPAMEDYQLDIMIGQGPSARTIKLDLPRFTLVGATTRAGLLSSPLRDRFGVISRLEFYTDEELAIIVSRSAGILEIPIEAQGALELARRSRGTPRIANRLLRRARDFAQVKGDGVITRELADLALTRLEVDSRGFDHMDRRILLTIIDKFGGGPVGLDTLAAAVGEERDTIEDVIEPYLLQQGYLNRTPRGRTATPAAYHHFQRLPKTAAEGGLFA; this is encoded by the coding sequence ATGAGCGAACGGCTGATCACACCTGATATTGCCGGCGACGATGCCTGCGTCGAAGTCTCCCTGCGGCCCCGCACCCTGACCGATTACGTCGGCCAGTGCAAGGCGAAGGAGAACCTGCAGATTTTCATCGATGCCGCCCGGGGACGCCGGGAAGCCCTTGACCACGTCCTCTTCTACGGCCCGCCTGGCCTCGGTAAAACCACCCTCGCCAACATCATCGCTGCCGAGATGGGCGTCAACATCAAGAGCACCTCCGGTCCGGTGATTGAAAAGACCGGCGATCTCGCCGCCATCCTGACCAATCTCGAGGCCGGGGATGTCCTGTTCATCGATGAAATACATCGCCTCTCGCCGGTGGTCGAGGAGATCCTCTATCCGGCAATGGAGGATTACCAGCTCGACATCATGATCGGCCAGGGTCCCTCGGCACGCACCATCAAGCTCGACCTCCCCCGTTTTACCCTGGTCGGCGCCACCACCCGGGCCGGTCTTCTCTCCTCGCCACTGCGCGACCGTTTCGGTGTCATCAGCCGGCTGGAATTCTATACCGACGAGGAACTGGCGATCATCGTCAGCCGCAGTGCCGGGATTCTCGAAATTCCCATCGAGGCACAGGGCGCCCTGGAACTGGCCCGACGCAGTCGTGGAACGCCGCGCATCGCCAATCGCCTGCTGCGCCGGGCCAGGGATTTCGCCCAGGTCAAGGGCGATGGGGTGATCACCAGGGAGCTTGCGGATCTGGCCCTGACCCGGCTGGAAGTCGACAGCCGTGGCTTCGACCACATGGACCGCCGGATCCTGCTGACGATCATCGACAAATTTGGGGGTGGACCGGTCGGCCTCGACACGCTGGCAGCGGCCGTCGGCGAAGAACGGGACACCATTGAGGACGTCATCGAGCCCTACCTGCTGCAACAGGGATATCTCAATCGCACACCCCGGGGTCGGACTGCCACCCCGGCTGCCTACCACCATTTCCAGCGGCTGCCGAAAACGGCCGCCGAGGGTGGCCTGTTCGCCTGA
- a CDS encoding GGDEF domain-containing protein — MKRPAFTVSQKIAAGYLLIVLFSLIALGYALSSLQRQTQRSRQLVGVEFKLLNLYRDLRDTLLAQERLEKQLLVLRDSDMLNLAANRSQEFAATWEKLAALPLPESAPNLRSLAGSYMQADQACSELLTDKRWAAASQCTHEQTGPRRETLLAALATLTDRQQATLDQALQTLSSGSSQAYKVTLLLVFIGLALSAPVAITVILGIHRSIRTLILATKQIAGGSFDQPIAISGVDEFTLLAREFNEMGLKLKDLEQMSLDANPLTRLPGNLAIDREIARRIESGIPFSHLYIDLDNFKAYGDRYGYKAGSEVIAQVGDLIRKTVRNFGTPEDLVGHIGGDDYVILTPPEQGENIARALLTEFDQMAPSFYSEEDRQAGFFMARDRFGIERTFPLLTMSVAVIRVDLLEAPTALAISRECAKMKEHLKELPGSNLLVNRRKVL; from the coding sequence ATGAAACGTCCTGCCTTCACCGTCTCCCAGAAGATCGCGGCCGGCTACCTTCTCATCGTCCTGTTCAGCCTGATTGCTCTGGGCTACGCCCTCTCCAGCTTGCAGCGACAGACCCAGCGTTCGCGCCAGCTGGTCGGCGTCGAGTTCAAACTCCTCAATCTCTATCGTGATCTGCGGGACACCTTGCTGGCCCAGGAACGGCTGGAAAAGCAGCTCCTGGTACTCCGCGACTCCGACATGCTGAACCTTGCGGCAAACCGTTCCCAGGAGTTTGCAGCCACCTGGGAAAAACTCGCCGCACTCCCCCTGCCGGAATCGGCCCCCAACCTGAGATCCCTTGCCGGGTCCTACATGCAGGCGGACCAGGCCTGTTCGGAGCTGCTGACCGACAAGCGCTGGGCAGCGGCAAGTCAGTGCACTCACGAGCAGACCGGCCCGCGCCGCGAAACCCTGCTGGCGGCCCTCGCCACCCTTACCGATCGTCAGCAGGCGACCCTGGATCAGGCGTTGCAAACCCTCTCCAGCGGCAGTAGCCAGGCCTACAAGGTGACGCTGCTGCTGGTTTTCATCGGACTGGCCCTGTCGGCCCCGGTGGCGATAACGGTTATCCTCGGCATCCATCGCTCAATCCGCACCCTGATCCTGGCCACCAAGCAGATTGCCGGCGGCAGCTTTGACCAGCCGATTGCCATTAGTGGCGTCGACGAATTCACCCTGCTCGCCCGGGAATTCAATGAGATGGGTTTAAAGCTCAAGGACCTGGAGCAGATGTCCCTCGACGCCAACCCGCTGACCCGGCTCCCCGGAAACCTTGCCATCGACCGCGAAATTGCCCGCCGGATCGAAAGCGGCATCCCGTTTTCCCATCTTTATATCGACCTTGACAACTTCAAAGCTTACGGCGACCGTTACGGCTATAAAGCCGGGAGCGAAGTGATCGCCCAGGTTGGCGACCTGATCCGCAAAACGGTGCGTAACTTTGGTACGCCTGAAGATCTGGTCGGCCATATCGGTGGTGACGATTACGTGATTCTCACCCCCCCCGAGCAGGGTGAAAACATAGCCCGGGCCTTACTCACGGAGTTCGACCAGATGGCGCCCTCCTTCTATTCGGAGGAAGACCGGCAGGCCGGTTTTTTCATGGCGCGGGACCGTTTTGGAATCGAACGGACCTTTCCCCTGCTGACCATGTCCGTCGCAGTGATCCGCGTCGACCTTCTTGAGGCACCAACAGCCCTGGCGATCAGCAGGGAGTGTGCTAAGATGAAGGAACATCTTAAGGAACTTCCTGGCAGCAATCTACTTGTCAACCGACGCAAGGTTCTATGA